A region from the Sandaracinus amylolyticus genome encodes:
- a CDS encoding IS110 family transposase — protein sequence MRFVGIDIGSEKHVVAIVDETGKPLRKPIPFSQDASGYERLRSMLGEAADAFVAMEATGHYWQNLFAFLHAAGFQIALLNPTRTSRFAAEDLRRAKTDALDALGIARFAQQKRPAATPMPDAATLELRELMRLRDRLVQDLGDRARQVHRALDLSFPELTDHVRDVASAKATTLLVVCPTAEKFRAADPKVLAELKYDGRHVIGLELAKALCEAAKTSVGRHQGTPYELQIRYACEDIATLRARIRKLDEDISQSLDRHEVGKLLTTIDGIGDNTRRA from the coding sequence ATGAGATTCGTCGGGATCGACATCGGTTCGGAGAAGCACGTCGTCGCAATCGTGGACGAGACGGGCAAGCCGCTGCGCAAGCCAATACCGTTCTCCCAGGACGCATCGGGCTACGAGCGACTGCGCTCGATGCTCGGTGAGGCGGCAGACGCATTCGTCGCGATGGAGGCGACCGGGCACTACTGGCAGAACCTGTTCGCGTTCCTCCACGCGGCGGGCTTCCAGATCGCGCTGCTGAACCCGACGCGCACGTCGCGGTTCGCGGCCGAGGACCTGCGCCGCGCGAAGACGGACGCGCTGGATGCGCTCGGCATCGCGCGGTTCGCGCAGCAGAAGCGGCCTGCCGCGACGCCGATGCCCGATGCAGCGACGCTCGAGCTGCGCGAGCTGATGCGTCTGCGCGACCGGCTGGTGCAGGACCTCGGTGACCGCGCGCGACAGGTCCATCGCGCGCTGGACCTGAGCTTCCCGGAGCTCACCGACCACGTGCGCGACGTGGCATCGGCCAAGGCCACTACGCTGCTCGTCGTGTGCCCGACCGCCGAGAAGTTCCGAGCAGCTGACCCGAAGGTCCTGGCCGAGCTGAAGTACGACGGGCGCCACGTCATCGGTCTCGAGCTCGCAAAGGCGCTCTGCGAGGCCGCCAAGACCAGCGTGGGCCGGCACCAGGGCACGCCCTACGAGCTGCAGATCCGCTACGCGTGCGAGGACATCGCGACGCTCCGGGCGCGCATCAGGAAGCTCGACGAAGACATCAGCCAGAGCCTGGATCGGCATGAGGTCGGCAAGCTGCTGACGACCATCGACGGCATCGGAGACAACACGCGGCGCGCATGA
- a CDS encoding transposase translates to MIASIDFDGFKSAAALAAYVGVAPLVNHSGKRQPLRGHACAMGDADLRAKLWMPTLRAVTHNPWLKAFYARLVAAGKPKKLAIIAAMRKLLGAIMSVARTRTPFVPKLAAA, encoded by the coding sequence ATGATCGCCTCGATCGACTTCGACGGCTTCAAGAGCGCCGCCGCGCTCGCGGCGTACGTCGGCGTCGCTCCGCTCGTGAACCACTCGGGCAAACGCCAGCCGCTGCGAGGCCACGCCTGCGCGATGGGCGACGCCGACCTGCGCGCCAAGCTCTGGATGCCGACGTTGCGCGCCGTGACCCACAACCCGTGGCTGAAGGCTTTCTACGCGCGCCTGGTCGCCGCCGGCAAACCGAAGAAGCTCGCGATCATCGCCGCGATGCGCAAGCTCCTCGGCGCCATCATGAGCGTGGCGCGCACGCGCACCCCGTTCGTGCCGAAGCTCGCGGCAGCCTGA